One region of Ptychodera flava strain L36383 chromosome 3 unlocalized genomic scaffold, AS_Pfla_20210202 Scaffold_27__1_contigs__length_13241970_pilon, whole genome shotgun sequence genomic DNA includes:
- the LOC139126403 gene encoding golgin subfamily A member 6-like protein 24 translates to MKTKKKSQKASNLAKKLYMERRRSSPKSQYEIVSIRGDGNCLYRAISYGIYNTEDYHIQIRLGVIDYLTTHWDDYKDVIKVEYARWHIQTKEEYAHYMSRHEPGLATYAGHIELTAAAIVYNVCIQVHLDPANNPIDTVGNINGPLIIHLVYRNAMPDSGHYDFLKPISSFITVPTCRQQCKREWIQKKRADPNFKQNEKETDLIRKKRKRCDEENKAQEQQADLFRKRAKRIDETYKANEQQKDLIRKKTIRRDKQYKAKEQQNQAIYKKTMRLDKQYNAKEQQKDVIRKKTVRLDKKYKTTEQQNQAMYKITMRLDKQYKAKEQQKDVIRKKAVRTDKQYKATEQQRDVIRKKAVRLDEQYKATEQQKDVIRKKAVRTDKQYKATEQQRDVIRKKAVRLDEQYKTTEQQKDVIRKKAVRTDKQYKVTEQQKDVIRKKAVRLDKQYKATEQQKDVIRKKAVRTDKQYKETEQQKDVIRKKAVRLDEQYKATEQQKDVIRKKAVRTDKQYKATEQQKDVIRKRAVRLDKGYKTKEQQKDVIRKKNRRLDEAYICTEKIRNALFKKNRRIDAHYKQKERLKNKISKSKKRLNVFHRLKEKAANATTMRKSRLNIAYREKEKVRNTIAMMQRRTNENYRAKERLHDNRQKQNQRHCTQLNVQELIEYFHNSISDGPHYKCACCSQLWYRKL, encoded by the coding sequence atgaaaacaaaaaagaaaagtcaaaaagCATCAAACCTTGCAAAGAAATTATACATGGAGAGGCGAAGGTCTTCCCCAAAAAGCCAATATGAGATTGTCTCAATCAGAGGTGATGGCAATTGTCTATATCGTGCTATAAGTTATGGGATCTACAATACTGAAGATTACCACATACAAATCAGACTTGGTGTTATTGATTATTTAACTACACATTGGGATGATTATAAAGATGTAATCAAAGTTGAATATGCAAGGTGGCATATCCAAACGAAAGAGGAATATGCACACTATATGAGCAGACATGAACCAGGTTTAGCTACATATGCAGGTCATATTGAGTTGACTGCAGCTGctattgtgtataatgtatgtatCCAAGTACATCTTGACCCTGCAAATAACCCCATAGACACTGTTGGCAATATCAATGGACCATTAATTATCCATCTTGTTTATAGAAATGCCATGCCAGACAGTGGACATTATGATTTTCTCAAACCcatttcaagtttcatcacagTTCCTACATGTAGACAGCAGTGCAAGAGAGAATGGATTCAAAAAAAGAGGGCTGATCcaaacttcaaacaaaatgagaaagaaaCGGATTTAattagaaagaaaagaaaacgatgtgatgaagaaaacaaagcacAAGAGCAACAGGCAGATTTATTTCGAAAAAGAGCCAAGCGGATAGATGAAACTTACAAAGCTAATGAACAACAGAAAGACTTAATTCGAAAGAAAACAATTCGCAGAGATAAACAATATAAAGCAAAAGAACAACAAAATCAAGCCATTTACAAGAAAACAATGCGTTTGGATAAACAATATAATGCAAAAGAACAACAGAAAGATGTTATTCGTAAGAAAACTGTGCGCttagataaaaaatataaaacaacagAACAACAGAATCAGGCCATGTACAAGATAACAATGCGTTTGGATAAACAATACAAAGCAAAAGAACAACAGAAAGATGTAATTCGAAAGAAAGCAGTACGTACAGATAAACAATACAAAGCAACAGAACAACAGAGAGATGTAATTCGAAAGAAAGCAGTGCGTTTGGATGAACAATATAAAGCAACAGAACAACAGAAAGATGTTATTCGAAAGAAAGCAGTGCGTACAGATAAACAATACAAAGCAACAGAACAACAGAGAGATGTAATTCGAAAGAAAGCAGTGCGTTTGGATGAACAATATAAAACAACAGAACAACAGAAAGATGTAATTCGAAAGAAAGCAGTGCGTACAGATAAACAATACAAAGTAACAGAACAACAGAAAGATGTAATTCGAAAGAAAGCAGTGCGTTTAGATAAACAATACAAAGCAACAGAACAACAGAAAGATGTAATTCGAAAGAAAGCAGTGCGTACAGATAAACAATACAAAGAAACAGAACAACAGAAAGATGTAATTCGAAAGAAAGCAGTGCGTTTGGATGAACAATATAAAGCAACAGAACAACAGAAAGATGTAATTCGAAAGAAAGCAGTGCGTACAGATAAACAATACAAAGCAACAGAACAACAGAAAGATGTAATTCGAAAGAGAGCAGTGCGTTTAGATAAAGGAtataaaacaaaagaacaacagAAAGACGTTATTCGAAAGAAAAACAGACGTTTAGATGAGGCATACATTTGTACAGAGAAAATCAGAAACGCTTTATTCAAGAAAAATAGACGAATTGATGCCCACtacaaacaaaaagaaagactgaaaaataaaatttcaaagtcaaagaaGCGATTAAATGTATTTCATAGACTAAAAGAGAAAGCAGCAAATGCTACCACAATGAGAAAATCCAGACTGAACATTGCATATCGTGAAAAAGAAAAGGTAAGAAACACCATTGCTATGATGCAAAGACGGACCAATGAAAATTACAGAGCAAAAGAACGTTTACATGACAACAGGCAAAAACAGAACCAAAGACACTGTACACAACTGAATGTGCAAGAACTTATAGAATATTTCCACAATAGTATTTCTGATGGACCTCACTATAAGTGTGCATGTTGTAGTCAGCTCTGGTACAGAAAACTTTGA